The following proteins come from a genomic window of Edaphobacter sp. 4G125:
- a CDS encoding YjhG/YagF family D-xylonate dehydratase: MPPESDISISSILESDSSLFAEVRTHARGPEGALPITPEMLLTQPSGNLFGLSQDAGMGWEPSRLLDPEFLILSTHGGLRAQDGTPIALGFHTGHWEVGLLVAEAAREFRNLHAIPFAGACTDPCDGRTQGTIGMFDSLPYRNDAAVVLSRLIRSLPTRKGIVGIATCDKGLPAMMMALAACGPLPSVLIPGGVTLLADEGEDAGKVQTIGARYSQNQITLEYAAEIGCRACASPGGGCQFLGTAATSQVVGEALGLSLPHSALAPSGQPIWQESAARSARAMLRLAHLGLGTSDILTDASIRNAMVLHAAFGGSTNLLLHVPAIAHAAGLRRPSVEDWASINRHIPRLVDALPNGPNNFPTVQVFLAGAVPEVMLHLRHAGLLDTSVRTVTGETLDENLNWWEQSERRRGLKEKLRQLDRVDPDDVILSPDRARSRGLTATVCFPVGNLAPEGSVIKSTAIDPSLIDENNRYHHVGPARVFTTEEAAIAAIKQGSIGKGDVLVLICGGPAGAGMQEIYQITSALKSLPHCKHVAVLTDARFSGVSTGACIGHISPEALADGPIGRVLDGDLIEIIVDRNALHGSVNLVGENNERFSAEEGHRRLHARAPRNDLAPHPMLPAQTKLWAALIQASGGIWGGCVYDTDAIVTQLRAGQQAIQNSSQNKEAR, encoded by the coding sequence ATGCCTCCAGAGAGCGACATCTCGATCTCCAGCATCCTCGAAAGCGATTCCTCACTCTTTGCAGAAGTCAGGACGCATGCGCGAGGCCCCGAAGGCGCGCTTCCTATCACTCCCGAGATGCTGCTCACTCAACCCTCCGGCAATCTCTTCGGACTTTCACAAGATGCCGGTATGGGATGGGAACCTTCGCGCCTGCTCGACCCTGAGTTTCTCATCCTGAGCACACACGGAGGTCTGCGCGCTCAGGATGGCACTCCCATCGCGCTCGGCTTTCACACCGGTCACTGGGAGGTCGGCCTGCTCGTCGCTGAAGCCGCACGCGAGTTCCGCAACCTTCACGCCATTCCTTTTGCCGGAGCCTGCACCGATCCTTGTGACGGCCGCACACAAGGCACGATCGGCATGTTCGACTCTCTGCCTTACCGCAACGATGCCGCAGTCGTCCTCTCGCGTCTCATTCGCTCTCTTCCCACTCGCAAAGGCATCGTCGGCATTGCTACCTGCGACAAAGGTCTTCCCGCAATGATGATGGCGCTGGCCGCCTGTGGCCCTCTTCCATCTGTCCTCATCCCCGGCGGAGTCACGCTGCTCGCAGACGAAGGAGAAGACGCAGGCAAAGTCCAAACCATTGGCGCGCGATACTCGCAGAACCAGATCACTCTCGAATATGCTGCTGAAATCGGCTGCCGCGCCTGCGCATCCCCCGGTGGTGGCTGCCAGTTCCTCGGCACTGCCGCAACCTCGCAGGTCGTCGGCGAAGCCCTCGGACTCTCACTTCCTCACTCTGCTCTTGCCCCGTCAGGTCAACCCATCTGGCAGGAGAGCGCTGCTCGCTCTGCACGCGCCATGCTTCGACTCGCGCATCTCGGCCTCGGCACCAGCGATATTCTCACCGATGCCTCCATCCGCAACGCAATGGTGCTTCACGCGGCCTTCGGTGGATCGACAAATCTTCTCCTCCATGTCCCTGCCATCGCCCACGCAGCTGGTCTGCGAAGACCCTCTGTAGAAGACTGGGCCAGCATCAACCGACACATTCCTCGCCTCGTCGATGCTCTTCCCAATGGTCCCAACAACTTCCCTACCGTGCAGGTCTTCCTCGCTGGCGCAGTCCCCGAGGTAATGCTGCATCTTCGCCACGCCGGGCTGCTCGATACCTCCGTTCGTACCGTTACCGGAGAGACGCTCGACGAAAATCTCAACTGGTGGGAACAGAGCGAGCGTCGTCGCGGGCTCAAAGAAAAACTACGCCAGCTCGACCGCGTCGATCCCGATGACGTCATCCTCTCTCCCGATCGCGCACGCTCTCGCGGCCTCACAGCGACTGTCTGTTTTCCTGTAGGCAACCTTGCACCTGAAGGCTCCGTTATTAAGAGCACTGCAATCGATCCTTCGCTCATCGACGAGAACAATCGCTATCACCACGTCGGTCCTGCGCGAGTCTTCACTACCGAAGAAGCTGCTATCGCAGCTATCAAACAAGGTTCCATCGGCAAAGGTGATGTCCTTGTCCTCATCTGTGGCGGCCCTGCCGGTGCTGGCATGCAGGAGATCTATCAGATCACCTCTGCGCTAAAGAGTCTGCCGCACTGCAAACACGTCGCCGTCCTCACGGATGCCCGTTTCAGCGGCGTCTCGACCGGAGCATGCATCGGCCACATTTCTCCCGAAGCCCTCGCCGATGGTCCCATCGGGCGCGTACTCGATGGTGACCTCATCGAGATCATCGTCGACCGCAACGCTCTGCATGGCAGTGTCAATCTCGTTGGCGAAAACAACGAGCGCTTCTCCGCGGAAGAAGGTCACCGTCGCCTCCATGCGCGTGCTCCGCGTAACGATCTCGCTCCCCATCCCATGCTGCCCGCTCAGACCAAATTATGGGCGGCTCTTATCCAAGCAAGTGGAGGCATCTGGGGCGGCTGCGTCTACGACACCGACGCCATCGTCACCCAACTCCGCGCAGGACAACAAGCTATCCAAAACTCATCTCAGAATAAGGAAGCAAGATGA
- a CDS encoding alpha/beta hydrolase: MQTKPSLVFCHGLWADGSCFSKLIVPLQAEGYECIAAQYGLNTTEEDVAVTKATIGRVSGPVILVGHSYGGTVITGAGDDDRVAGLVYICALAPDADESSQTQQSNFPATDVFSHIEVVDGRIWLRRDGTKYFCGDLSEEEQKLVWATQGVPKPDLFGAKAGGTAWKTKPSWYIVGKNDHTVHPDLERAMAKRMGANTYELDSSHVPMLSQPGKVLDVIRAAVKGVQGKMAA, from the coding sequence ATGCAAACCAAACCCAGCCTCGTGTTCTGCCATGGACTGTGGGCAGACGGTTCCTGTTTCAGCAAGCTCATCGTCCCTCTTCAGGCAGAGGGGTATGAGTGTATTGCAGCGCAGTACGGTCTCAACACAACGGAAGAAGACGTGGCCGTGACGAAGGCAACGATTGGCCGGGTCAGTGGCCCTGTCATCCTCGTCGGCCATTCCTACGGTGGGACCGTAATTACCGGTGCGGGTGACGACGACCGTGTTGCGGGACTGGTCTACATCTGCGCCCTCGCTCCGGACGCGGATGAATCTTCCCAGACACAGCAGTCAAACTTTCCGGCAACGGACGTATTCTCGCACATCGAGGTGGTCGACGGGCGTATCTGGCTGCGGCGCGATGGTACGAAGTATTTTTGCGGAGATCTTTCAGAAGAGGAGCAGAAGCTGGTGTGGGCGACCCAAGGTGTCCCGAAACCTGATCTTTTCGGCGCGAAGGCCGGAGGAACAGCATGGAAGACGAAGCCGAGTTGGTACATCGTCGGGAAAAACGACCACACCGTGCATCCTGATTTGGAGCGTGCAATGGCCAAACGGATGGGAGCCAACACCTATGAACTGGACAGCAGCCATGTCCCAATGCTTTCCCAGCCCGGCAAGGTATTGGATGTGATCCGTGCGGCAGTGAAGGGGGTCCAGGGGAAAATGGCTGCGTAA
- a CDS encoding 2-hydroxyacid dehydrogenase yields the protein MVRVGIDENLSHELLKDFPPQVEFVRIPRHSTTEHEIDFWILPFARRDAVNTFSRLHGVKVIQSMMAGVDWILPWLPKDITLCDGRGIHDISTSEWVLSAILSSLKRFPLYRDLQHRCEWGGQAAVKDGFLNETGTNAGQYRILSEDLSGKTVLIVGYGSIGAAIEARLAPFGVDILRIARSARSAPQVFPVSDLHRLLPQADIVVAIVPLTSETTSLFKEEEFKLMKHGALLINAARGPVVDTDALVAALQSHKIRAALDVTDPEPLPQDHPLWSAPNCLITPHIAGSTPEFIHRAFRFGAAQVRRYLAGDPLENVVTEAGY from the coding sequence ATGGTGCGTGTCGGTATCGACGAAAACCTCTCTCACGAACTATTGAAGGACTTTCCTCCGCAAGTCGAGTTTGTCCGCATCCCTCGCCACTCCACAACAGAACATGAGATCGACTTCTGGATTCTTCCCTTTGCCCGACGTGATGCCGTCAATACCTTCTCTCGTCTGCATGGCGTAAAGGTCATCCAATCTATGATGGCCGGTGTCGACTGGATTCTTCCCTGGCTGCCCAAAGACATTACTCTCTGCGATGGCCGTGGAATCCACGACATCTCCACCTCCGAGTGGGTCCTGTCCGCCATTCTCTCTTCCCTCAAGCGATTCCCTCTCTACCGCGATCTGCAGCACCGATGCGAGTGGGGCGGACAGGCTGCCGTCAAAGATGGCTTCCTCAACGAGACCGGAACCAACGCAGGCCAGTACCGCATCCTTAGCGAAGACCTCTCCGGCAAGACCGTCCTGATCGTCGGCTACGGCTCCATCGGAGCCGCCATTGAAGCTCGCCTCGCTCCCTTCGGCGTCGACATCCTCCGCATTGCACGAAGTGCGCGCTCCGCTCCGCAGGTCTTTCCTGTCTCGGATCTCCATCGCCTACTCCCTCAGGCGGACATCGTTGTCGCTATCGTTCCGCTCACGTCTGAAACAACCAGCCTCTTCAAAGAGGAGGAATTCAAACTGATGAAGCATGGAGCTTTGCTCATCAACGCAGCGCGAGGGCCTGTCGTCGATACAGATGCTCTGGTAGCAGCACTTCAGTCACACAAGATTCGAGCTGCCCTGGACGTCACCGATCCCGAGCCGCTTCCTCAAGACCACCCTCTCTGGTCAGCGCCAAACTGCTTGATCACTCCACACATCGCGGGCTCTACGCCAGAGTTTATCCACCGCGCTTTTCGCTTCGGAGCTGCCCAGGTGCGCCGCTATCTAGCAGGCGACCCCCTCGAAAACGTCGTTACTGAAGCCGGCTACTGA
- a CDS encoding fumarylacetoacetate hydrolase family protein gives MKLYRTQTGFFAEKDGNYFSINATDWDDLLASPDIYEHVKNSLSTRIESLDDHQVLAPVVSQEVWAAGVTYFRSRDARIEESKDAGGGTFYDRVYHAERPELFFKATGRRVVGPGKPVRIRTDASWSVPEPELTLLISSAGTITGYTIGNDMSSRDIEGENPLYLPQAKVYDGSCALGPALLLSPDPLPRTTSIQLQVSRKGSIAFSGATTLAELKREPKLLAAYLFRDNSFPHGVFLMTGTGIVPGDSFTLASGDIVRITIDGIGTLENPVA, from the coding sequence ATGAAGCTCTATCGCACCCAGACTGGATTCTTTGCAGAGAAGGACGGAAACTACTTCTCCATCAACGCAACCGATTGGGATGATCTGCTCGCCAGCCCCGACATCTACGAGCACGTAAAGAACTCGCTCTCAACGCGTATCGAATCCCTCGACGATCATCAGGTTCTTGCGCCTGTCGTCAGCCAGGAGGTTTGGGCCGCAGGCGTCACCTATTTCCGCAGCCGTGATGCCCGCATCGAAGAGTCCAAAGATGCAGGAGGCGGTACCTTCTACGATCGCGTCTATCATGCAGAGCGTCCAGAGCTCTTCTTCAAGGCAACCGGACGACGCGTCGTTGGCCCCGGCAAGCCGGTCCGCATTCGTACCGATGCCAGCTGGTCCGTGCCAGAGCCCGAGCTCACTCTTCTGATCAGCTCCGCGGGGACCATCACGGGCTACACCATCGGCAATGACATGAGCTCTCGCGATATCGAAGGGGAAAACCCGCTCTACCTTCCTCAGGCGAAGGTCTACGACGGTAGCTGCGCTCTCGGCCCCGCTCTTCTTCTGTCTCCCGATCCTCTTCCACGCACGACCTCCATCCAGCTTCAGGTCTCGCGCAAAGGATCGATTGCCTTCTCTGGCGCGACGACTCTCGCAGAGTTGAAGCGCGAGCCTAAGCTCCTCGCCGCATATCTCTTCCGCGACAACAGCTTTCCTCACGGAGTCTTCCTGATGACGGGAACCGGCATCGTTCCCGGAGACAGCTTCACGCTCGCCAGCGGGGACATCGTCCGCATCACCATCGACGGCATTGGAACCCTGGAAAACCCCGTCGCCTGA
- a CDS encoding helix-turn-helix domain-containing protein, with protein sequence MDKKASPNAGVNQQVSEDSPFTTFFQLNERSVVPSEYRTAPTFSITRLTSPFGLQDRITKSSSVPALLLSVSLKPLASSSYRVWAGDKLIKTSTVHSFRSNVVDFDSQPRCWAGSAFDFMHYSIPRTGLNDIAEDLGYGQVRDYRPAVLEDDLVVAQITKSILPYIGRNDAPSVLALDQLRLVLGAHLLQRYGILLKTTRRLKGGLAPWQKRRASEVLHANLNGHIRLAEIARECGLSTSHFARSFKTSFGVSAHQWLIQHRIDVAKQLMSQTGMSLTEISIRSGFNDQAAFTNAFRQLVGVTPGRWRRELAASRQA encoded by the coding sequence ATGGACAAGAAGGCATCACCGAATGCAGGCGTAAATCAGCAGGTTTCAGAGGACTCTCCGTTCACGACGTTCTTCCAGTTGAACGAGCGGTCCGTGGTTCCATCCGAGTATCGGACCGCGCCGACATTTTCAATTACGCGACTGACGTCGCCCTTTGGGCTGCAGGACCGGATTACAAAGTCCTCGTCTGTTCCCGCGCTCCTGCTTTCGGTTTCGCTGAAGCCTCTGGCATCTTCAAGTTACCGCGTTTGGGCGGGAGACAAATTGATCAAGACCTCGACGGTACATTCGTTTCGATCGAATGTGGTCGACTTTGATTCCCAGCCAAGATGCTGGGCGGGCAGCGCCTTCGACTTCATGCATTACTCCATCCCTCGAACCGGGCTGAATGATATCGCCGAGGACCTGGGCTATGGCCAGGTGCGAGACTATCGCCCCGCAGTGCTGGAAGACGATCTGGTTGTGGCGCAAATCACGAAGAGCATACTGCCGTACATCGGTCGTAACGATGCCCCCTCTGTGCTGGCTCTAGACCAATTGCGCCTGGTTCTCGGAGCGCATCTGCTGCAGCGATACGGCATCCTTCTCAAGACGACGCGACGGCTGAAGGGCGGTCTCGCGCCTTGGCAGAAGCGGCGAGCCTCTGAGGTGCTTCATGCAAACCTTAACGGTCACATTCGATTGGCCGAAATTGCCAGAGAGTGTGGCCTTTCCACGAGCCACTTTGCCCGATCGTTCAAAACATCCTTCGGTGTGTCTGCACATCAGTGGTTGATTCAGCATCGCATTGACGTTGCCAAACAACTGATGAGCCAGACCGGGATGTCGTTGACTGAGATCTCGATCCGATCCGGGTTTAATGACCAGGCGGCCTTTACGAACGCCTTCCGCCAGTTAGTGGGCGTAACTCCTGGGAGATGGCGCCGAGAACTTGCAGCAAGCCGTCAAGCCTGA
- a CDS encoding aldehyde dehydrogenase (NADP(+)) — MSSVEISLAGLSLIGGRIASSSAATFRAVNPAIGQTMEPLFYSATEQQISDAVKLASAAFSIYAEISVKERGSFLRKIAGELTALGAAIVGRANLETGLPVPRLQGELARTANQLVLFAEVVEEGSWVDARIDEADPARKPLPKPDVRSMWKPLGPVAVFGASNFPLAFSVAGGDTASALASGCPVVVKAHPAHPGTSELVGKAIQKAVKESGLPEGVFSLLFDAGVEVGVSLVKHPGIKAVAFTGSQAAGKALTRLATERPEPIPCYAEMGSTNPLFILPGAMKERRDAIAQGLQTSFTLGSGQFCTKPGLVFGPAGEMGAFTGALQAGVDAMTSTGMLTPGIAAKYKSGVEERAKEGRAKLVAGAKSSGDADGALGAPSLFEVSLEEFLGHHALEEEIFGPTTLLVQYGEMSDLVAVAEKLHGHLTATIHGTEEDIAQAGDLIRVLEKKVGRILFNGYPTGVEVCHAMVHGGPYPATSDSRTTSVGTRAIMRFARPVCYQDCPDGSLPEALRKANSLGIMRMLNGVLSRS, encoded by the coding sequence ATGTCGTCGGTCGAAATTTCGTTGGCGGGATTGTCTTTAATCGGAGGTCGTATTGCTTCGTCGAGCGCAGCAACCTTTCGCGCTGTGAACCCAGCCATAGGGCAAACGATGGAGCCGTTGTTCTATTCCGCGACAGAGCAGCAGATCAGTGATGCAGTAAAGCTGGCAAGCGCAGCTTTTTCGATCTATGCAGAAATCTCGGTTAAGGAACGAGGATCCTTTCTGCGAAAGATTGCCGGAGAGCTTACAGCGTTGGGTGCGGCGATTGTAGGGCGCGCGAATCTGGAGACAGGCTTGCCTGTACCGCGTTTGCAAGGCGAACTGGCACGGACGGCGAATCAGCTCGTTCTGTTTGCGGAGGTAGTGGAGGAAGGATCATGGGTGGATGCGAGGATCGATGAGGCTGATCCTGCGCGTAAGCCACTGCCAAAGCCGGATGTGCGATCGATGTGGAAGCCGCTGGGGCCAGTGGCGGTGTTTGGAGCGAGTAACTTTCCTTTGGCATTTTCCGTTGCGGGTGGAGATACGGCTTCGGCGCTGGCGTCGGGTTGTCCTGTCGTGGTGAAGGCACATCCAGCGCACCCGGGCACGAGTGAGCTGGTTGGCAAAGCAATCCAGAAGGCGGTGAAGGAGAGTGGATTGCCGGAGGGCGTGTTCTCGTTGCTGTTCGATGCAGGTGTAGAGGTTGGAGTCTCGCTGGTGAAGCATCCGGGGATCAAGGCGGTTGCGTTTACCGGATCGCAGGCCGCGGGCAAAGCGCTAACCCGTTTGGCGACGGAACGGCCAGAGCCCATTCCCTGCTATGCCGAGATGGGAAGCACGAATCCACTGTTTATTTTGCCGGGGGCGATGAAGGAGCGCAGGGATGCGATTGCGCAGGGACTGCAAACTTCCTTCACGTTAGGTTCGGGACAGTTCTGCACGAAGCCGGGGCTGGTGTTCGGGCCTGCCGGAGAGATGGGAGCGTTTACCGGGGCTCTGCAGGCAGGAGTCGACGCGATGACGTCGACAGGGATGCTGACTCCCGGAATTGCCGCAAAGTATAAGAGCGGAGTCGAGGAGCGAGCGAAAGAGGGCCGGGCGAAATTGGTCGCGGGTGCGAAGAGCTCGGGAGATGCAGACGGAGCCTTGGGTGCGCCTTCGTTGTTCGAGGTCTCGCTGGAGGAGTTCTTAGGACACCATGCGCTGGAAGAAGAGATCTTCGGGCCGACGACGTTGCTGGTGCAGTACGGTGAGATGAGTGATCTTGTTGCGGTTGCAGAGAAATTGCATGGTCACCTTACGGCAACGATTCATGGCACGGAAGAAGATATCGCGCAGGCGGGCGATCTGATCCGTGTGCTGGAGAAGAAGGTCGGGCGCATTCTCTTTAATGGCTATCCGACGGGTGTTGAGGTGTGCCATGCGATGGTGCATGGGGGACCGTATCCGGCAACCTCGGACAGCAGGACGACCTCAGTAGGGACGCGAGCCATCATGCGCTTTGCGCGGCCGGTCTGCTATCAGGATTGTCCTGATGGATCGCTGCCGGAGGCGTTGCGGAAGGCGAATTCTCTAGGGATTATGCGGATGCTGAACGGGGTGTTGAGCCGATCGTAG